The genomic segment CCCCCCCCGCCGTCGCTTTACTCCCCGCCGCCCCGCAGGGCGCGGACCTCCTCGCGGAGGGCCGCGATCTCCTCGTGCAGGGTGCGGAGGGAGGCCTCCCCCGCCACCTCCGCCTCGGCGTTCTCCGCGTCGCGCCCCACGAAGTAGCTGGCGAGCGCCGCGGTGACGTACCCGAAGATGGTGAAGGCGTACACGGCCAGGATGAAGGCCAGCACCCGCCCCTCCGGGGTCTGCGGCCAGTACTCCGACCCCATGGTGGTCAGGATCATGGCCGTCCACCACACAGCGTCGCCGAAGCTGCGGATCCCGCCCCCCTCCGCCTCGCGCTCCAGGGCGTACATCCCCGCCGCACCCGCCAGCGCCACCAGCACCGTGAGCGCCACCACGTAGCCCAGCCCGCGGCGCCCCATGGCCCCCCGCAGGGCACGCATCCCGCGGTTGAGCGAGGCGACCACCTTCACAAGCCTCACCCCGCGCAGGACCCGGAACACGCGCGCGACGCGCAGCACCCGGAAGGCGGGGATCACCAGCGCGACGACGGTGAGCCAGTTGGCCTTCAGGTAGTCGGTCCGGTCGGGGGCGAGGACCAGCCGCAGGAGGAAGTCCAGGATGAAGACGATCCAGATCAGGGTCGTCGCCCATTCCAGCGCCGGGCCGAGCCCCCGGACCAGCTCCACCACCAGCAGCCCCAGCCAGACGAAGCCGAGGACGACCATCGGCGTCTCCAGCCAGTCCTCCACCTCGCGCAGGAGCTCCCACCGCTCCCGGTCCAGCTCGCGTCGTTCGCCGCGCTTCGCTTCCACGGGTCTCCCATCCCGGTCGCACTGTGGGCCCGCCACCTGCGGGGCTCCAGCGCGGAGGAGCAAACCGGCGGCCACGGGACCGCCGCCCGACCGCCGATGCCGGCGCGAGACCCCTCCCCGCGCCTCGCACTCCCGCGCTCAGTACCGCGTCTCCACCCCGTGCACCACCCGCCAGGTGTCCCGGGCGATCAGCAGCTCCTCGTCGGTGGGGATCACCCACACCTCCGTCGCCGCGCCGTCGGGGCTGACGCGCCCCTCCCTCCCCCGCTCGGTCGCGCGGTTGGCGGCGTCGTCCACGCGGATCCCCGCCCACTCCAGCCCACGGCAGATCTGCGCGCGGATCCCGGGGGAGTTCTCGCCGATCCCGCCGGTGAAGACGACGGCATCCGCCCCGCCTAGCGCCGCCAGGTACGAGCCCAGGTACTTGCGCGCCCGGTAGCAGAAGATCTCGATGGCGAGCCAGGCGCGCCGGTCGTCGTGCTCCTCGGCCTCCGCCAGCAGCTCGCGCATGTCGTTGGTGAGCCCGGAGATCCCCAGCAGCCCGGACTGCTTGTTGAGGAGCGCCTCCACCTCGGGGAGCGAGAGCCCCTCCTTCACGGCGACGTAGTCGAGCACCGCGGGGTCCACGTCGCCCGAGCGGGTCCCCATCACCAGCCCCTCCAGCGGGGTGAAGCCCATGGAGGTGTCCACCGACACGCCGCCGGAGATGGCGCACGCCGAGCACCCGTTCCCCAGGTGCAGGGTCACGATGCGGGTGTCCTCGCGCGAG from the Longimicrobiaceae bacterium genome contains:
- a CDS encoding ion transporter, which translates into the protein MEAKRGERRELDRERWELLREVEDWLETPMVVLGFVWLGLLVVELVRGLGPALEWATTLIWIVFILDFLLRLVLAPDRTDYLKANWLTVVALVIPAFRVLRVARVFRVLRGVRLVKVVASLNRGMRALRGAMGRRGLGYVVALTVLVALAGAAGMYALEREAEGGGIRSFGDAVWWTAMILTTMGSEYWPQTPEGRVLAFILAVYAFTIFGYVTAALASYFVGRDAENAEAEVAGEASLRTLHEEIAALREEVRALRGGGE
- a CDS encoding acetate kinase, whose product is MNILVLNVGSSSLKFQLVDTDESHFSANTDRRLARGQIERIGAEAVYAFRAGDGAQAKGTAPLRDHRAAVEFLLQWIVGDESGVPVGSLAEIGAAGHRVVHGGERFVRSVAIDEDVLRGIEETIELAPLHNPANLKGIQAVRAVLGPAVPQVAVFDTAFHHTLPERAYLYAIPYSLYRRHRVRRYGFHGTSHRFVAYRYRQLTGRSREDTRIVTLHLGNGCSACAISGGVSVDTSMGFTPLEGLVMGTRSGDVDPAVLDYVAVKEGLSLPEVEALLNKQSGLLGISGLTNDMRELLAEAEEHDDRRAWLAIEIFCYRARKYLGSYLAALGGADAVVFTGGIGENSPGIRAQICRGLEWAGIRVDDAANRATERGREGRVSPDGAATEVWVIPTDEELLIARDTWRVVHGVETRY